A single genomic interval of Buteo buteo chromosome 20, bButBut1.hap1.1, whole genome shotgun sequence harbors:
- the LOC142042317 gene encoding carboxymethylenebutenolidase homolog isoform X3 — protein MADPFLYGTGERSPYGCLGHEVQIEHINAYVCRPSFFTDKAVIVIHDIFGWLFPDIRYIVDLIAGHGYITICPDFFKGTDPWKTTDHWADFADWMKDHDPMKVDKSRSLFREADVVLKYLKEQCGAKKIGIIRDSEERYNLLNPTFFIFGEKDHTISYNQITLLEEKLKQYCKVAYKIKVYPGQVHGFAQLKPEDMKPDDKPYIEEARKDMIDWLKMFI, from the exons ATGGCTGATCCTTTTCTATATGGTACTGGAGAAAGATCTCCTTATGGATGCCTTGGACATGAAGTACAAATTGAGCACATCAATGCATATGTTTGTAGACCATCTTTTTTCACAGACAAAGCTGTGATTGTGATTCATGATATATTTGGATGGCTGTTCCCAGACATTAGATACATAGTCGATTTGATTGCAGGTCATGGATACAT AACTATCTGCCCAGACTTCTTCAAGGGAACAGACCCCTGGAAAACTACTGATCACTGGGCTGACTTTGCTGACTGGATGAAAGATCATGATCCTATGAAAGTAGACAA gagcAGGTCACTCTTCAG GGAAGCTGATGTTGTCTTGAAGTATCTAAAGGAACAATGCGGTGCAAAGAAGATTG GAATAATTAGGGACTCTGAAGAAAGATACAATTTACTAAATcccacatttttcatttttggtgAGAAAGACCACACTATTTCTTACAACCAG ATCACCTTATTGGAGGAGAAGTTGAAACAGTACTGTAAAGTTGCATATAAAATTAAAGTTTATCCTGGACAAGTTCATGGGTTTGCACAATTGAAGCCAGAAGATATGAAACCTGATGATAAACCTTATATTGAAGAAGCTAGAAAGGATATGATTGATTGGctcaaaatgtttatttga
- the LOC142042317 gene encoding carboxymethylenebutenolidase homolog isoform X1, translated as MADPFLYGTGERSPYGCLGHEVQIEHINAYVCRPSFFTDKAVIVIHDIFGWLFPDIRYIVDLIAGHGYITICPDFFKGTDPWKTTDHWADFADWMKDHDPMKVDKSRSLFREADVVLKYLKEQCGAKKIGIVGFSWGGMAVHHLMLKNPQLTAGVSLYGIIRDSEERYNLLNPTFFIFGEKDHTISYNQITLLEEKLKQYCKVAYKIKVYPGQVHGFAQLKPEDMKPDDKPYIEEARKDMIDWLKMFI; from the exons ATGGCTGATCCTTTTCTATATGGTACTGGAGAAAGATCTCCTTATGGATGCCTTGGACATGAAGTACAAATTGAGCACATCAATGCATATGTTTGTAGACCATCTTTTTTCACAGACAAAGCTGTGATTGTGATTCATGATATATTTGGATGGCTGTTCCCAGACATTAGATACATAGTCGATTTGATTGCAGGTCATGGATACAT AACTATCTGCCCAGACTTCTTCAAGGGAACAGACCCCTGGAAAACTACTGATCACTGGGCTGACTTTGCTGACTGGATGAAAGATCATGATCCTATGAAAGTAGACAA gagcAGGTCACTCTTCAG GGAAGCTGATGTTGTCTTGAAGTATCTAAAGGAACAATGCGGTGCAAAGAAGATTGGTATCGTTGGGTTTTCCTGGGGTGGAATGGCAGTACATCACTTGATGCTGAAAAATCCTCAATTAACCGCTGGGGTGTCCCTCTATG GAATAATTAGGGACTCTGAAGAAAGATACAATTTACTAAATcccacatttttcatttttggtgAGAAAGACCACACTATTTCTTACAACCAG ATCACCTTATTGGAGGAGAAGTTGAAACAGTACTGTAAAGTTGCATATAAAATTAAAGTTTATCCTGGACAAGTTCATGGGTTTGCACAATTGAAGCCAGAAGATATGAAACCTGATGATAAACCTTATATTGAAGAAGCTAGAAAGGATATGATTGATTGGctcaaaatgtttatttga
- the LOC142042317 gene encoding carboxymethylenebutenolidase homolog isoform X2 produces MADPFLYGTGERSPYGCLGHEVQIEHINAYVCRPSFFTDKAVIVIHDIFGWLFPDIRYIVDLIAGHGYITICPDFFKGTDPWKTTDHWADFADWMKDHDPMKVDKEADVVLKYLKEQCGAKKIGIVGFSWGGMAVHHLMLKNPQLTAGVSLYGIIRDSEERYNLLNPTFFIFGEKDHTISYNQITLLEEKLKQYCKVAYKIKVYPGQVHGFAQLKPEDMKPDDKPYIEEARKDMIDWLKMFI; encoded by the exons ATGGCTGATCCTTTTCTATATGGTACTGGAGAAAGATCTCCTTATGGATGCCTTGGACATGAAGTACAAATTGAGCACATCAATGCATATGTTTGTAGACCATCTTTTTTCACAGACAAAGCTGTGATTGTGATTCATGATATATTTGGATGGCTGTTCCCAGACATTAGATACATAGTCGATTTGATTGCAGGTCATGGATACAT AACTATCTGCCCAGACTTCTTCAAGGGAACAGACCCCTGGAAAACTACTGATCACTGGGCTGACTTTGCTGACTGGATGAAAGATCATGATCCTATGAAAGTAGACAA GGAAGCTGATGTTGTCTTGAAGTATCTAAAGGAACAATGCGGTGCAAAGAAGATTGGTATCGTTGGGTTTTCCTGGGGTGGAATGGCAGTACATCACTTGATGCTGAAAAATCCTCAATTAACCGCTGGGGTGTCCCTCTATG GAATAATTAGGGACTCTGAAGAAAGATACAATTTACTAAATcccacatttttcatttttggtgAGAAAGACCACACTATTTCTTACAACCAG ATCACCTTATTGGAGGAGAAGTTGAAACAGTACTGTAAAGTTGCATATAAAATTAAAGTTTATCCTGGACAAGTTCATGGGTTTGCACAATTGAAGCCAGAAGATATGAAACCTGATGATAAACCTTATATTGAAGAAGCTAGAAAGGATATGATTGATTGGctcaaaatgtttatttga
- the LOC142042317 gene encoding carboxymethylenebutenolidase homolog isoform X4, which yields MADPFLYGTGERSPYGCLGHEVQIEHINAYVCRPSFFTDKAVIVIHDIFGWLFPDIRYIVDLIAGHGYITICPDFFKGTDPWKTTDHWADFADWMKDHDPMKVDKEADVVLKYLKEQCGAKKIGIIRDSEERYNLLNPTFFIFGEKDHTISYNQITLLEEKLKQYCKVAYKIKVYPGQVHGFAQLKPEDMKPDDKPYIEEARKDMIDWLKMFI from the exons ATGGCTGATCCTTTTCTATATGGTACTGGAGAAAGATCTCCTTATGGATGCCTTGGACATGAAGTACAAATTGAGCACATCAATGCATATGTTTGTAGACCATCTTTTTTCACAGACAAAGCTGTGATTGTGATTCATGATATATTTGGATGGCTGTTCCCAGACATTAGATACATAGTCGATTTGATTGCAGGTCATGGATACAT AACTATCTGCCCAGACTTCTTCAAGGGAACAGACCCCTGGAAAACTACTGATCACTGGGCTGACTTTGCTGACTGGATGAAAGATCATGATCCTATGAAAGTAGACAA GGAAGCTGATGTTGTCTTGAAGTATCTAAAGGAACAATGCGGTGCAAAGAAGATTG GAATAATTAGGGACTCTGAAGAAAGATACAATTTACTAAATcccacatttttcatttttggtgAGAAAGACCACACTATTTCTTACAACCAG ATCACCTTATTGGAGGAGAAGTTGAAACAGTACTGTAAAGTTGCATATAAAATTAAAGTTTATCCTGGACAAGTTCATGGGTTTGCACAATTGAAGCCAGAAGATATGAAACCTGATGATAAACCTTATATTGAAGAAGCTAGAAAGGATATGATTGATTGGctcaaaatgtttatttga